In Nicotiana tabacum cultivar K326 chromosome 2, ASM71507v2, whole genome shotgun sequence, the following proteins share a genomic window:
- the LOC107781443 gene encoding zinc finger BED domain-containing protein RICESLEEPER 2-like: MAKVIGNCLLEWKLDKVFIVTVDNASSNDVTKIDISVKCVRQAVRWNFTYLMLEITQNFEKAFDKLHLFYDGFSTHLCMHVCEDGNVAGPFVCDDWVNMRNVIKFLERFHKLSEKVSGSRYVTSNCHFEDICELDSHLKACLVSDYTNLSKMAGRMKEKFKKYWGEPEKMNKIIFIAFVIDPHNKLEYVGFALEKMFGEEPGKKLTAEVDAYLNSLFGDGNVRTKYVRTKQLLKRQKEDSESVGAKSELERYIGEGQEPLSDDSNDFKILDCIGGRILDSFRSSLTPRLVQSLVCVQDWFRCEGTPINVEEDLEFLEQIELGSTMPRGPKARSSIWEYFELVEVNEEARKAKCLHCGRVYNCHPKYYDTFGLVKHIKKCLMPHPVIRI; the protein is encoded by the exons ATGGCAAAAGTTATTGGTAATTGTTTGCTTGAATGGAAATTGGATAAGGTATTCATTGTTACTGTTGATAATGCTTCTTCGAATGATGTCACG AAAATTGATATTTCTGTAAAATGTGTTAGACAAGCTGTGAG GTGGAATTTCACCTACTTGATGTTGGAAATAACGCAAAACTTTGAgaaggcctttgacaagcttcATCTTTTTTATGATGGATTTTCTACTCATCTTTGTATGCATGTTTGTGAGGATGGGAATGTTGCAGGTCCATTTGTATGTGATGATTGGGTGAATATGAGAAACGTGATAAAGTTTCTTGAAAGATTTCACAAACTCTCCGAAAAAGTTTCAGGTTCACGTTATGTCACTTCCAATTGTCATTTTGAGGATATATGTGAGCTTGATAGTCATTTGAAAGCTTGTTTAGTTAGTGATTATACTAATTTGAGTAAGATGGCAGGGAGGATGAAAgagaagtttaaaaaatattggggtgaacctgaaaagatgaataaaataatATTCATTGCTTTTGTAATAGATCCTCATAACAAATTAGAGTATGTTGGTTTTGCACTTGAGAAAATGTTCGGGGAGGAACCAGGAAAGAAATTAACTGCCGAAGTGGATGCTTATTTGAATTCTTTGTTTGGGga TGGGAATGTGAGAACAAAATATGTGAGAACAAAGCAATTATTAAAAAGGCAAAAGGAAGACTCCGAAAGTGTAGGTGCTAAATCTGAGTTGGAAAGATATATTGGTGAAGGACAAGAGCCATTGTCTGATGATTCTAATGACTTTAAAATATTAGATTG CATCGGTGGCCgcattcttgattcatttaggagttcattgactcctCGGTTGGTGCAAAGTCTTGTTTGTGTTCAAGATTGGTTTAGATGTGAGGGTACTCCTATTAATGTTGAAgaagatttggagtttcttgagCAAATTGAACTTG gTTCAACTATGCCTCGTGGTCCTAAAGCTAGATCGTCTATTTGGGAATATTTTGAGCTAGTTGAAGTAAATGAAGAAGCCCGCAAAGCAAAGTGCCTTCATTGTGGTCGAGTTTATAATTGTCATCCGAAGTATTATGACACTTTTGGCTTAGTGAAGCATATTAAGAAGTGTCTCATGCCTCATCCAGTGATTCGTATTTAA